In one window of Bos taurus isolate L1 Dominette 01449 registration number 42190680 breed Hereford chromosome 15, ARS-UCD2.0, whole genome shotgun sequence DNA:
- the OR51K1 gene encoding LOW QUALITY PROTEIN: olfactory receptor 51I2 (The sequence of the model RefSeq protein was modified relative to this genomic sequence to represent the inferred CDS: inserted 1 base in 1 codon): MKAESNESLDLVSVFLTGIPGLEAQHGWXSLPFFTMYIVAIVGNSLIMAAVQADPALHEPMDLFLSMLAATEVGVSVSTLPTVMGILWFDAFQIDFDGCLAQMFFIHTFSCMESGVLLAMSYDRFVAIYNPLRYTAILTLPRIVSLGLVITLKSVTLMAPLPVLLRLLPYCHTNILSHSYCLHSDLIQLPCADTKLNSILGLAIVLATFGLDSLLIVVSYMLILYTVLGIASGEGRWKALNTCVSHICAVLVYYVPMIGVSVMHRTAKHASPLAHTLMSSIYLFVPPVLNPIIYSVKTKPIQQGIVTVLSCKRELL; this comes from the exons ATGAAAGCTGAGAGCAATGAAAGTCTTGACCTCGTATCTGTCTTCCTGACTGGTATTCCAGGATTGGAGGCCCAACATGGCT TGTCCCTCCCCTTCTTCACCATGTACATTGTAGCTATTGTGGGCAACAGCCTAATCATGGCAGCAGTGCAAGCAGATCCTGCCTTACATGAGCCCATGGACCTATTTCTCTCCATGTTGGCTGCCACTGAGGTGGGTGTCTCTGTGTCCACACTGCCTACTGTCATGGGCATTCTTTGGTTTGATGCCTTCCAGATTGACTTTGATGGCTGCCTTGCCCAGATGTTCTTCATCCACACCTTCTCCTGCATGGAGTCAGGGGTCCTGCTGGCTATGAGTTATGACCGCTTTGTAGCCATCTACAATCCACTGCGCTACACAGCCATCCTCACCCTGCCCCGTATTGTCTCTTTGGGTCTGGTCATTACACTGAAGAGTGTGACACTCATGGCTCCTCTTCCAGTCCTCTTGAGGTTACTGCCCTATTGCCACACTAACATCCTCTCCCACTCTTACTGCCTCCACTCAGATCTGATCCAGCTGCCTTGTGCTGACACTAAGCTCAATAGCATCCTGGGTTTGGCCATTGTCTTGGCCACTTTTGGACTGGACTCACTGCTGATTGTGGTCTCCTATATGCTGATTCTTTACACTGTGCTGGGCATTGCTTCTGGGGAGGGACGGTGGAAGGCCCTCAATACATGTGTGTCACACATCTGTGCGGTACTTGTGTACTATGTGCCTATGATTGGTGTGTCTGTGATGCATCGTACTGCCAAGCATGCCTCACCTCTGGCCCACACACTCATGTCCAGCATCTACCTCTTTGTCCCTCCTGTGCTCAATCCCATCATCTACAGTGTCAAGACCAAACCAATCCAACAGGGAATTGTCACCGTGCTTTCCTGCAAGAGAGAATTACTTTGA